A part of Gadus morhua chromosome 17, gadMor3.0, whole genome shotgun sequence genomic DNA contains:
- the trip6 gene encoding thyroid receptor-interacting protein 6 isoform X2, with protein MSGPTWLPPRTLDPAEQTGPPMSHVTAGGDIYRLPNKKGPPGHPARPKYNLYEQNGDGGGGGGGGGGVATRYMATGPTGGAAHHSSSDHYYPPPPPHGPKEDRSWSPHMDGYGPRRSHDNAMGHRSNIDADIDSLTSMLADLDSHQPDPNTQLYDNVPYSPHPQADRYSPSPQSVAPPPLPSRPSVGYPPHPSQNQYHQGRAYPAEPQYPQHQQSIPQHHHGPSPHQHSPHPQQQHHHPHLQQQHHPQQDYYTSSSSSSGAGPKPYPQPVPASYSTASTPTGPRFSVQVKTAQPVTYSQTGRQAEQAHTPPPPPRQHQHGAPAPGGAPRGWYAGAPQGQEMHHPGAEPGPQGGGRGAQRGPEGGPGPTYQMNKGASTPRPEEELDRLTKKLVYDMNHPPVEEYFGRCARCGDNVLGDGSGCIAMEQVFHVECFTCITCHARLRGKPFYALDKKSYCESCYISTLERCSKCSKPILDRILRAMGKAYHPRCFTCVVCNCCLDGVPFTVDATSQIHCIEDFHRKFAPRCSVCGQAIMPEPGQEETVRIVALDRSFHVNCYVCEECGLLLSSEEEGRGCYPLDGHILCKSCSARRIQDLSAKISTDC; from the exons ATGTCCGGCCCCACCTGGCTCCCGCCCAGGACCCTGGACCCCGCCGAGCAGACCGGCCCCCCGATGTCCCACGTCACCGCAGGGGGCGACATCTACCGGCTCCCCAACAAGAAGGGCCCCCCCGGCCACCCGGCCCGGCCCAAGTACAACCTCTACGAGCAGAACGGggacggtggaggaggaggaggtggaggtggtggagtagccACCAGATACATGGCAACTGGACCCACAG GGGGAGCTGCTCATCATTCATCCAGTGACCACtactaccctcctcctcccccccacggCCCGAAAGAAGACCGCAGCTGGAGCCCCCACATGGATGGCTACGGGCCAAGG CGTAGCCATGACAACGCCATGGGCCACCGCTCCAACATCGACGCCGACATCGACTCCCTGACCAGCATGCTGGCCGACCTGGACAGCCACCAGCCGGACCCCAACACACAG CTCTACGACAACGTGCCCTacagcccccacccccaggccGACCGCTACAGCCCCTCTCCCCAGAGCGTGGCTCCGCCCCCGCTGCCGAGCCGGCCCTCCGTGggctaccccccccacccctcccagaaCCAGTACCACCAGGGCCGGGCCTACCCCGCCGAGCCCCAGTACCCCCAGCACCAGCAGTCCatcccccagcaccaccacgggcccagcccccaccagcacagcccccacccccagcagcagcaccaccacccccacctccagcagcagcaccacccccaGCAGGACTACTacacctcgtcctcctcctcctccggcgcgGGCCCCAAGCCCTACCCCCAGCCGGTGCCGGCGTCCtactccaccgcctccacccccaccgGGCCCCGCTTCAGCGTGCAGGTGAAGACGGCGCAGCCCGTCACCTACTCCCAGACGGGGCGGCAGGCGGAGCAGGCGcacacgccgccgccgccgccccgccaGCACCAGCacggggccccggccccggggGGGGCCCCGCGGGGCTGGTAcgccggggccccccagggccaggAGATGCACCACCCCGGGGCGGAGCCGGGCCCCCAGGGGGGCGGCAGAGGGGCCCAGAGGGGGCCGGAGGGCGGCCCGGGGCCGACCTACCAGATGAACAAG ggggcgtccacacccagacctgaagaggagctggaccgGCTCACCAAGAAGCTGGTGTACGACATGAACCACCCCCCTGTCGAGGAGTACTTTG GCCGCTGCGCCCGCTGCGGGGACAACGTGCTGGGCGACGGCAGCGGCTGCATCGCCATGGAGCAGGTGTTCCACGTGGAGTGCTTCACCTGCATCACCTGCCACGCCCGCCTGCGGGGGAAGCCCTTCTACGCCCTGGACAAGAAGAGCTACTGCGAGAGCTGCTACATC AGTACGCTCGAGCGTTGCTCCAAGTGCTCCAAGCCCATCCTGGACCGCATCCTGCGGGCCATGGGCAAGGCCTACCACCCTCGCTGCTTCACCTGCGTGGTGTGCAACTGCTGCCTGGATGGGGTGCCCTTCACCGTGGACGCCACCTCCCAGATCCACTGCATCGAGGACTTCCACAG gaAGTTTGCCCCGCGCTGCTCCGTGTGTGGCCAGGCCATCATGCCCGAGCCGGGCCAGGAGGAGACGGTACGCATCGTAGCGCTGGACCGCAGCTTCCACGTCAACTGTTACGTCTGTGAG GAGTGCGGCCTGCTGCTGTCTTCCGAGGAGGAGGGCCGGGGGTGCTACCCGCTGGACGGTCACATCCTGTGCAAGAGCTGCAGCGCCCGCCGCATCCAGGACCTCTCCGCCAAAATATCCACCGACTGCTAG
- the trip6 gene encoding thyroid receptor-interacting protein 6 isoform X1, which produces MSGPTWLPPRTLDPAEQTGPPMSHVTAGGDIYRLPNKKGPPGHPARPKYNLYEQNGDGGGGGGGGGGVATRYMATGPTGGAAHHSSSDHYYPPPPPHGPKEDRSWSPHMDGYGPRQRSHDNAMGHRSNIDADIDSLTSMLADLDSHQPDPNTQLYDNVPYSPHPQADRYSPSPQSVAPPPLPSRPSVGYPPHPSQNQYHQGRAYPAEPQYPQHQQSIPQHHHGPSPHQHSPHPQQQHHHPHLQQQHHPQQDYYTSSSSSSGAGPKPYPQPVPASYSTASTPTGPRFSVQVKTAQPVTYSQTGRQAEQAHTPPPPPRQHQHGAPAPGGAPRGWYAGAPQGQEMHHPGAEPGPQGGGRGAQRGPEGGPGPTYQMNKGASTPRPEEELDRLTKKLVYDMNHPPVEEYFGRCARCGDNVLGDGSGCIAMEQVFHVECFTCITCHARLRGKPFYALDKKSYCESCYISTLERCSKCSKPILDRILRAMGKAYHPRCFTCVVCNCCLDGVPFTVDATSQIHCIEDFHRKFAPRCSVCGQAIMPEPGQEETVRIVALDRSFHVNCYVCEECGLLLSSEEEGRGCYPLDGHILCKSCSARRIQDLSAKISTDC; this is translated from the exons ATGTCCGGCCCCACCTGGCTCCCGCCCAGGACCCTGGACCCCGCCGAGCAGACCGGCCCCCCGATGTCCCACGTCACCGCAGGGGGCGACATCTACCGGCTCCCCAACAAGAAGGGCCCCCCCGGCCACCCGGCCCGGCCCAAGTACAACCTCTACGAGCAGAACGGggacggtggaggaggaggaggtggaggtggtggagtagccACCAGATACATGGCAACTGGACCCACAG GGGGAGCTGCTCATCATTCATCCAGTGACCACtactaccctcctcctcccccccacggCCCGAAAGAAGACCGCAGCTGGAGCCCCCACATGGATGGCTACGGGCCAAGG CAGCGTAGCCATGACAACGCCATGGGCCACCGCTCCAACATCGACGCCGACATCGACTCCCTGACCAGCATGCTGGCCGACCTGGACAGCCACCAGCCGGACCCCAACACACAG CTCTACGACAACGTGCCCTacagcccccacccccaggccGACCGCTACAGCCCCTCTCCCCAGAGCGTGGCTCCGCCCCCGCTGCCGAGCCGGCCCTCCGTGggctaccccccccacccctcccagaaCCAGTACCACCAGGGCCGGGCCTACCCCGCCGAGCCCCAGTACCCCCAGCACCAGCAGTCCatcccccagcaccaccacgggcccagcccccaccagcacagcccccacccccagcagcagcaccaccacccccacctccagcagcagcaccacccccaGCAGGACTACTacacctcgtcctcctcctcctccggcgcgGGCCCCAAGCCCTACCCCCAGCCGGTGCCGGCGTCCtactccaccgcctccacccccaccgGGCCCCGCTTCAGCGTGCAGGTGAAGACGGCGCAGCCCGTCACCTACTCCCAGACGGGGCGGCAGGCGGAGCAGGCGcacacgccgccgccgccgccccgccaGCACCAGCacggggccccggccccggggGGGGCCCCGCGGGGCTGGTAcgccggggccccccagggccaggAGATGCACCACCCCGGGGCGGAGCCGGGCCCCCAGGGGGGCGGCAGAGGGGCCCAGAGGGGGCCGGAGGGCGGCCCGGGGCCGACCTACCAGATGAACAAG ggggcgtccacacccagacctgaagaggagctggaccgGCTCACCAAGAAGCTGGTGTACGACATGAACCACCCCCCTGTCGAGGAGTACTTTG GCCGCTGCGCCCGCTGCGGGGACAACGTGCTGGGCGACGGCAGCGGCTGCATCGCCATGGAGCAGGTGTTCCACGTGGAGTGCTTCACCTGCATCACCTGCCACGCCCGCCTGCGGGGGAAGCCCTTCTACGCCCTGGACAAGAAGAGCTACTGCGAGAGCTGCTACATC AGTACGCTCGAGCGTTGCTCCAAGTGCTCCAAGCCCATCCTGGACCGCATCCTGCGGGCCATGGGCAAGGCCTACCACCCTCGCTGCTTCACCTGCGTGGTGTGCAACTGCTGCCTGGATGGGGTGCCCTTCACCGTGGACGCCACCTCCCAGATCCACTGCATCGAGGACTTCCACAG gaAGTTTGCCCCGCGCTGCTCCGTGTGTGGCCAGGCCATCATGCCCGAGCCGGGCCAGGAGGAGACGGTACGCATCGTAGCGCTGGACCGCAGCTTCCACGTCAACTGTTACGTCTGTGAG GAGTGCGGCCTGCTGCTGTCTTCCGAGGAGGAGGGCCGGGGGTGCTACCCGCTGGACGGTCACATCCTGTGCAAGAGCTGCAGCGCCCGCCGCATCCAGGACCTCTCCGCCAAAATATCCACCGACTGCTAG